The sequence below is a genomic window from Zhongshania aliphaticivorans.
TTCATAACATCGACAAAAACCAGTACCGCCGCCGTTAATAGACCCGGCCGCAGCATGGGCAGATAAATTCGCCACACCAATGTCGCACCTTGCGCACCCAAGGTTCTCGCAGCCTCAGGCAGGCTTGGGCGAATGCGCTCGAGGCTTGACTCTACCGGACCCGACGCCACCGCAAGAAAGCGAATCCAATAAGCGGCCAAAAGCGTCAATAACGAACCCACTAATATTGGTGTCGGCACCATTCCAAACACGCGCTGCAGCGGAATAAAGAACTGATTATCGATATAGGTAAACGACAGCATAATACCCACCGCCAACACCGAGCCCGGCAGCGCATAGCCAAGATGCGCGGCGCCAAAGACCGCGCTAAAACGCCCTTTTTGACGGCGATTAAAGGCCAGCACCAGCGCCAGAATAACGGTAACCAGGGCCGCAATACCCGCCAACCACAGCGAATGCGCTAATAATTCAAAAAAACGACGGTTGAGCTGTTCGGCGCCCGCACCTAGCGCCCACAGCATTAACTGCAGCACTGGGAGAACAAACGCCATGAACAAGACCACTGAACAGATCAGGGTCATCATCCATGCGGTTAGTGGTGACACAGCAAACCGAAAGCGGTGTTGAAGCCGAGCGCCCTGTACAAAGCGCCGCCCGCCCCGCGAACGACGCTCTGCGAACAAAGTCAGCGCCACAAATAACAATAAAATCGACGCCAATTGAGCGGCGGCCTGCAAATTAAAAAAGCCAAACCACGACTTATAAATTGCGGTGGTGAAGGTATCGTAATTGAAAATAGCGACGGTACCGAAATCGGCAAGGGTTTCCATTAAAGCCAGGCTCACCCCAGCAATAATCGCTGGCCGCGCCATTGGCAGCGCTACCCGAAAGAACGCCTGCCACGCATTGCAACCCAAGGCTCTGGCCGCTTCAATGGTATCGCTACTTTGAGACAAGAACGCACTGCGCGCCAGCATATAAACATAGGGATAGAGCACCAGCGAGAACACCACAATAACCGTGGGTTCACTGCGCACATCAATACTGCCGTAGGCTTGACCAACATGGTCTCTTAAAAAACTCTGTAGGGGCCCACCAAAATCGAACACTCCCAAGGTGACAAACGCCATAACATAAGCGGGCACGGCCATTGGCAGCATCAGCAGCCACT
It includes:
- a CDS encoding ABC transporter permease, whose product is MQASVLVAPTSRRSTAALWLLRAVGLLAVLGVLAPILVVVFSWSSEQTDIWQHLIATQLGGLLANTLTLLVGVGILVSLLGIALAWFTVMCDFPGRAWFEWLLMLPMAVPAYVMAFVTLGVFDFGGPLQSFLRDHVGQAYGSIDVRSEPTVIVVFSLVLYPYVYMLARSAFLSQSSDTIEAARALGCNAWQAFFRVALPMARPAIIAGVSLALMETLADFGTVAIFNYDTFTTAIYKSWFGFFNLQAAAQLASILLLFVALTLFAERRSRGGRRFVQGARLQHRFRFAVSPLTAWMMTLICSVVLFMAFVLPVLQLMLWALGAGAEQLNRRFFELLAHSLWLAGIAALVTVILALVLAFNRRQKGRFSAVFGAAHLGYALPGSVLAVGIMLSFTYIDNQFFIPLQRVFGMVPTPILVGSLLTLLAAYWIRFLAVASGPVESSLERIRPSLPEAARTLGAQGATLVWRIYLPMLRPGLLTAAVLVFVDVMKEMPATLLLRPYGWDTLAVRIYEMTAEGQWQLAALPALALVAAGLIPVIISIRQSRH